The Bombus vancouverensis nearcticus chromosome 2, iyBomVanc1_principal, whole genome shotgun sequence genome window below encodes:
- the Rbcn-3A gene encoding rabconnectin-3 alpha isoform X1 — MNCHQILSGACNAGDRCYAVGSVEGISFTAYAAGCNIVILASNFERVQIIPGAVHNYIRISCLDCSTDTGKIAAAYENQVCIFEPTPLIHSTCSHQLEYRWVQTGSLTTESNISSLSWNLEGTRLLTGGELLQLWHQNITPFQEEHMVKINTLRTQEGETGREQNTSNVLQNSGTVTFSIGGDAESPAPGDSSSGNEPGAWNCVWKCRTATPVHLMSFSPDGTLFATTGFNDRLVKIWFENKQLFSTRNMDHASVTQFMGSDSYSFVYVAHPRAVTHLSWRKTSKYMPKGSVSNMLVTSCRDNICRVWAETIPPDVEGLANMSQFEGSDRHGHHGKHRHHNMHKHRFMQRLKHMKTCFHIRRHAKQQHQAGHTTAPTLPTLPSTYSVHDFHNNYQGTGHYPGMHFHLAASINAETDIPLVPSLITGDPEREPNFILHWLNNKEMHFTMQAESILQELTRKVVEKEEGLHQQDVDHTDHDSEEEGLSKKGVRLQPIQKAGGTVRSMSQEDHSSDEHHTTHTISSHHSLPHSAHSHQSLSNTTSINSIATDVTSSINHAPDSLDTKIETLLRDWHHNPDLLFSIHPIDGSFLIWHIEWLDEYHPGSFRQAQISFSTRIPNAFPLGDASTMSHSVSMYSHNTGGPLLNIREVAKSSTKPSNEATDIATPLPSLIEQDEEQSTLTSKTGQELLKNIENSTDPNQNVSKERDGHFENGKTNQETVNDLLAHPSPIVSMVSKHSNGTLNLWQLTFADKTKFSQVLSIGHASRASGHRFRVNDITCHPVLPLLVTTSHHNLPESGSQCQNADSNENVSNRSNSNKTTSKDISLTGFCSELILWRVDTVGPLSKSGGVSELARINSPEISAFSNVAWIPTLLPSTTLGNLSNSPSACFVASDGECLRVYQAVIDARTLLAEVSISERRSRMMDSMASLSTDMSSDDGMRHSIHDKIKIVSQQSTARPGCVIQLDAIADATHDWQNTQFLHVFQEQLITGDRNDEKQTGIDTSMNDLGLMESTLDAMVDLQQSAIFEEPFYIVVLERTQRGTTVHMWRLVIASQPETTGLSESMMYVPDSHLVQDEDEEGTPGRYNHPEGKRSRRASQSRRDSQGELDMFFQRRPQNSHVLITTTKVCTQELPLPDGVEVIHAAPAAGHLSSSSIYPACFAPYIVVTACSDSTIRFWKCKVTKNQSNSKLDYEWCEWEMIRKDQESTIDITGQPLNISAAYSGRIACAYKYGKSFTRPTKNDPDSRYVNLCVAIYECESTGGSEWILEDTIHLKNIHLPRIPVDQHLDLSYLYDSKFLQKKHRLTQVLQTLSHEDVRSPRNGENGESTKPNAGLLAVPSFSTLQSLRKSIIENGNTCPLTQKHLVQLDWVSKEDGSHILTVAVGSKIMLFTPVCSDLAQANMKAMKESQSNNRPILRKASSLAQPQFVDEIRWMKLRKIELTTADGLPPLPMQISWVRDGILVVGMDSEMHVYSQWKPNPKKDCFHSNLQHQESDEFQASRNLRDEDLRTLAHETSQRRLANVSSMPHLSRVSSINLTMLDAKKKRGMQNENLNFDYMPDYGLFEASRIACPVLPQYHPKQLMELLNSGKIRWVKAILAHLVRCIGSSCSLRADDENLVKQRGGGGWSRSRTMSVSYVGTTSPLEPRGSTTQIPEELTLDYAEITSISPLPLWTLLIADKETNVPHQHKTEDKQDYNELFDSNVEEDESLDDMLEEDYDCSRQKDRRSSVPERQGISHFGPRQGRLLSRLLTHTHLPGLSSLDQMHLLALADTVSTCNADFAERFAIDAAKNAIAKENLTGIPDGETVSTDSLDDCGLRFLLAMKHYNYLIRCLPLAQRAQFQKQGISSNNLVWAFHSESEEELLGLIPSYAKGQPKWSILKELGIGWWIRSNTILKRCIEKIAKAAYQQKQDPLDAALYYLAMKKKNLVWGLFRNKRDERMTTFFANNFTEDRWRKAALKNAFALLGKQRFEHAAAFFLLANSLKDAIDVCLNKLNDIQLAMVIARLYDDDTTSPNLRRLLYEEILGCDKDGQNQDMNKAHPDPFLRSMALWILKDYAGSLNTLLLTNVGTLHPQYNDESDKPEGTTANPNVFNFYVYLRTHPLLIRQYIASTAQDKKKGHSVVISGFSYGMETKSQPDKQLTLEDSITPLERQLYFTTAHAHFKAGCPALALEVLSKLPNKVMETNCEDSPSLLNSPSKSRTQDLQIDTGIISWDDNLKKTDNIEGIVDWSRPVTHQTEEELVLNWDDDDDVAEHEDADSPPLSMKLDKKEITDGSKETEKSEKITKPSGQLDIMAQQLKFVACLKILMEELSTLATGFEVDGGQLRYQLYVWLEREVDALRQLCNYSVSSDGDANNVSEYEGGMVDDMVQPCKPGEQPTLHEILMAEKLDFEAKVQRAARRKRWLKANETLLRTLLSYCSLHGASGGGLASVRMELVLLLQELQQEKTQQQLLSPLPFPTTLPLLSASVACNKTVVADPVRHLQSLAHDMLQTLVELRNPPMPTRNTHYCEVFIMRDLAVALSACIYQSLCDSDTFVTKHQQPDSFPAFAEIETFSGGHLVASNRHHRRYSTDDGVCITTSPSKWPGVTNLRALLAREKDEDTPKLNILLCEAFVATYMSLFVYALWSCDSHILYRLVGQHFGNNTWSCLFGGGVKKLLRVASTSSQASGVGRTVERGDSGSNEAQSTAGTVWNTMTSLTKQRVKLNMKLLGQFTGQQPNMKEDKPTYREQFVSPQMSMISYFLMKPQIDSEYADEIDYDSSDSAVSDLNSSEDEEDIFDTNSKPKSKPKDNTEHTNPNSYSWCVMRLAIVKILQQQLQEFLNVAGIEMQELPVNSPLIHGTLAVVAQWQETLRDELDNRGPPPINYIPGCAPDPAPTPGKPAIHKYRSLLEKSNTPFNTRLASAAPANRLWSYLVRQELVQDIFIRAVFGKRRSLSSILESNQTAMDNLNRGSTADDKGSDSGTTSLPEPVRIIHKEQDSISAFCLNQVNPGLMALATPREVQEMNISLLLELPSWLEDECEFDIINLNKQPEPEPVQPTSFLVIQTAADRPLLAQSPQTNNSQPQSGIASQSGRGASVMKGMPAFPGSHDLRFCQFVADRSKHLLQPILKHKIDGIRRISSHPLLPIYLTGSQDGSVSLWEWGHQTAVATPRPPGTFAKVTRVRFSQHGNKFGVADSDGHLSLFQVACREGTARPFFNYQCHSKVTADFVFLGACSLIATAGHGSEGRNVALWDTLLPQNKSLIQGFTCHEQGASSLILAPQHQLLISGGKKGDINIFDVRQRQQRHRFQAHESAIKCLALDPHEEFFVSGAGDGDIKIWGLTVHSLLYSFPGEHPRSSFFKNIGQGVTQLHVDSAGRLFSCGADGSMKVRQLPERDCVVHTLY; from the exons atgaattgTCATCAAATATTAAGTGGAGCTTGCAATGCAGGTGATCGGTGCTACGCTGTAGGTTCTGTCGAAGGGATTTCTTTTACT GCATATGCAGCAGGTTGTAACATAGTAATTCTTGCCAGTAATTTTGAACGAGTTCAAATAATACCAGGAGCTGTACATAACTACATAAGGATCAGTTGCTTGGATTGCAGTACCGACACTGGAAAAATAGCTGCTGCCTATGAAAATCAAGTTTGCATTTTTGAGCCTACTCCGCTTATTCACAGTACTTGTTCTCAC CAATTAGAATACCGATGGGTTCAAACTGGTAGTCTGACAACTGAATCAAATATTAGTTCTCTATCATGGAATTTGGAAGGAACAAGATTATTAACTGGAGGAGAACTTTTACAATTGTGGCATCAAAATATAACCCCATTTCAGGAAGAACATA TGGTgaagataaatacattacgaACTCAGGAAGGTGAAACTGGACGTGAACAAAATACTTCAAATGTTCTTCAAAACT CTGGTACAGTTACTTTTTCGATTGGTGGAGATGCTGAAAGTCCAGCACCTGGTGATTCGAGTAGCGGAAATGAACCAGGAGCATGGAACTGCGTTTGGAAATGTCGCACAGCTACGCCAGTGCATCTCATGAGTTTCAGTCCAGACGGTACATTATTTGCGACAACAGGATTTAATGATAGATTAGTGAAGATATGGTTTGAGAATAAACAAT tGTTTTCAACGAGAAATATGGATCATGCAAGTGTTACTCAATTTATGGGTAGTGACAGCTATAGTTTTGTCTATGTTGCTCATCCTCGTGCAGTAACACATTTATCTTGGCGCAAGACTAGCAAATATATGCCAAA ggGGTCTGTCTCCAACATGCTTGTTACATCTTGTAGAGACAATATTTGTCGGGTGTGGGCTGAAACTATACCACCCGATGTTGAAGGTTTAGCAAACATGAGTCAGTTTGAAGGTTCTGATAGACACGGTCATCATGGCAAGCATCGACATCACAACATGCACAAACATCGATTCATGCAGCGGCTTAAACACATGAA AACCTGTTTCCATATTCGTCGTCACGCGAAACAACAACATCAGGCAGGTCATACCACAGCACCAACTTTACCAACTTTGCCTTCAACGTATTCGGTACACGATTTTCACAATAATTACCAGGGAACAGGTCATTATCCAGGAATGCATTTTCATTTAGCAGCCAGTATTAATGCTGAAACTG ATATACCATTAGTACCAAGTTTAATCACAGGAGATCCTGAAAGAGAACCAAATTTTATTCTGCACTGGCTAAACAATAAAGAAATGCATTTTACGATGCAAGCAGAAAGTATTCTACAAGAGCTTACTCGTAAAGTAGTAGAAAAGGAAGAAGGGCTGCATCAACAGGATGTAGATCATACAGATCATGATTCTGAAGAGGAAGGTTTGTCGA AAAAGGGAGTAAGATTACAACCAATACAAAAGGCAGGAGGTACAGTTCGGTCAATGAGTCAAGAAGATCATAGTAGTGATGAACATCACACAACACACACAATTTCATCGCATCATAGCTTACCACACAGCGCGCATTCTCACCAAAGTCTTAG TAATACTACATCCATTAATTCTATTGCAACGGATGTAACATCGTCAATAAATCATGCTCCGGATTCTTTGGATACCAAAATAGAAACGTTACTGCGTGATTGGCATCATAATCCAGATTTACTTTTTTCAATTCATCCGATAGATGGGAGCTTTTTAATTTGGCATATTGAATGGTTGGACGAATATCATCCAGGATCATTTCGACAAGCGCAAATATCATTCTCTACACGAATACCTAATGCATTTCCTCTTGGCGATGCTTCCACAATGAGTCATAGTGTATCAATGTATTCGCATAATACTGGCGGTCCATTATTAAATATACGAGAAGTGGCAAAATCATCCACAAAACCATCGAATGAAG CTACGGATATTGCGACACCATTACCGAGTTTGATCGAACAGGATGAAGAACAATCGACATTAACATCGAAAACTGGCCAGGAActgttaaaaaatattgaaaattcgaCAGATCCAAATCAAAATGTCTCGAAGGAAAGGGACGGACACTTTGAAAATGGAAAAACAAATCAAGAAACGGTCAACGATTTATTGGCCCATCCAAGTCCGATTGTTTCTATGGTATCGAAACATTCGAACGGAACTTTAAATTTATGGCAATTAACATTTGCTGATAAAACAAAATTCTCACAA GTATTAAGTATTGGACACGCGTCGAGAGCTTCAGGACATCGATTTCGAGTGAACGATATTACTTGTCATCCGGTATTGCCCTTATTAGTGACGACATCGCATCACAATTTACCAGAATCCGGATCTCAATGTCAGAATGCTGACTCAAACGAAAACGTTAGTAATAGATCAAACTCTAATAAAACAACCTCAAAAGATATCTCGCTTACT GGGTTCTGCAGCGAGTTAATACTTTGGCGTGTAGACACAGTCGGGCCTTTATCGAAGAGCGGCGGAGTTTCCGAACTAGCGCGTATTAATTCTCCTGAAATTTCAGCGTTCAGTAACGTAGCTTGGATTCCGACTTTATTACCAAGTACTACTTTAGGTAACTTATCAAATTCTCCAAGCGCATGTTTCGTCGCCAGCGATGGCGAATGTTTAAGGGTATATCAGGCTGTTATCGACGCTAGAACACTCCTAGCCGAAGTATCGATTAGCGAAAGGCGAAGTAGAATGATG GATTCCATGGCAAGTCTGTCGACAGATATGTCATCGGACGATGGTATGAGGCATTCGATTCACGATAAGATAAAGATAGTATCTCAACAATCTACGGCTAGGCCAGGTTGCGTCATACAATTGGACGCTATTGCTGATGCTACGCAC GATTGGCAAAATACGCAATTCTTACATGTATTTCAAGAACAATTAATTACTGGAGACCGAAACGATGAAAAACAAACTGGCATAGATACATCGATGAATGATTTAGGCTTAATGGAGTCTACCTTAGACGCTATGGTAGATTTGCAGCAATCTGCAATTTTTGAAGAACCATTCTATATAGTTGTGTTAGAAAGAACGCAGCGAGGTACAACGGTACACATGTGGCGTTTGGTAATAGCCTCTCAACCTGAAACTACCG GATTGTCAGAATCGATGATGTATGTTCCGGATTCTCATTTGGTACaagatgaagatgaagaagGAACACCTGGACGTTATAACCATCCAGAAGGTAAAAGATCTCGCAGAGCGAGTCAATCTCGCCGTGATAGTCAAGGTGAATTGGATATGTTTTTCCAAAGACGTCCTCAGAACAGCCACGTTCTTATCACAACTACAAAAGTATGCACTCAGGAATTACCATTACCAGATGGAGTCGAG GTAATACATGCAGCACCAGCCGCCGGACATTTAAGCAGCTCTTCCATATATCCTGCTTGCTTCGCACCGTACATCGTTGTGACTGCATGTAGCGACAGTACGATACGTTTCTGGAAATGTAAAGTGACGAAAAATCAATCGAACAGCAAATTAGACTATGAATGGTGCGAATGGGAGATGATACGGAAAGATCAGGAATCGACTATAGACATTACAG GGCAACCGTTAAATATAAGTGCTGCATATAGTGGGCGTATTGCGTGTGCGTACAAATATGGGAAATCATTCACGCGTCCTACTAAAAACGACCCTGACTCTAGATACGTAAATCTATGCGTTGCTATATATGAATGCGAAAGTACTGGCGGAAGCGAATGGATTCTAGAAGATACGATACACTTGAAGAATATACACTTGCCGAGGATTCCGGTGGACCAACATTTAGACCTGAGCTATCTCTATGATAGCAAATTTTTGCAGAAGAAACACAGGCTTACTCAAGTTTTGCAAACGCTTAGTCACGAAGATGTGAGATCACCGAGAAATGGAGAAAACGGGGAGAGTACAAAACCGAATGCAG GCTTGTTGGCTGTTCCATCGTTTAGCACGCTTCAGTCGTTGCGAAAGTCGATCATAGAAAATGGTAACACTTGTCCACTTACGCAGAAACATTTAGTTCAGTTAGATTGGGTGTCGAAAGAAGATGGTTCGCATATTTTGACCGTTGCTGTTGGATCGAAAATTATGCTGTTCACGCCTGTATGTTCAGATCTTGCACAAGCAAATATGAAAGCAATGAAAGAGTCACAAAGCAATAACCGACCAATATTGCGGAAAGCTTCGTCGTTGGCACAGCCTCAATTCGTTGACGAAATTCGTTGGATGAAATTACGGAAAATCGAGTTAACTACAGCGGATGGTCTACCTCCGTTGCCGATGCAGATATCTTGGGTAAGGGACGGTATCTTAGTGGTTGGCATGGATTCGGAAATGCACGTTTACTCGCAATGGAAACCAAACCCAAAGAAAGACTGTTTTCATTCAAATTTACAACATCAAGAATCGGACGAATTTCAAGCTAGCCGAAATTTGCGGGACGAAGACTTGCGAACATTAGCACACGAAACATCGCAGAGGCGATTAGCAAACGTATCTTCTATGCCCCATCTTTCTCGAGTCAGCAGTATCAATTTAACGATGCTCGATGCCAAAAAGAAACGAGGTATGCAAAACGAGAATTTAAATTTCGACTATATGCCCGATTATGGTTTGTTCGAAGCCTCGAGAATCGCTTGTCCCGTTTTACCTCAATATCATCCAAAACAACTAATGGAATTGCTAAATTCTGGTAAAATTCGATGGGTAAAGGCTATATTGGCACATCTTGTCCGATGCATAGGAAGTTCTTGTTCGTTGAGGGCAGACGACGAGAATTTAGTCAAACAACGTGGTGGTGGTGGATGGTCGCGTTCTAGAACAATGTCGGTTAGTTACGTAGGTACAACGTCGCCTCTAGAACCAAGAGGTTCAACCACGCAAATACCGGAAGAGCTTACATTAGATTATGCGGAGATAACATCGATATCTCCGTTGCCACTTTGGACTTTATTGATCGCAGACAAGGAAACGAACGTACCGCATCAGCACAAAACCGAAGACAAACAGGATTACAACGAATTGTTCGACAGCAATGTGGAGGAGGATGAGTCGTTAGACGACATGCTGGAAGAGGATTACGATTGTTCGCGGCAGAAAGATAGACGTTCGTCGGTCCCGGAAAGACAAGGGATATCTCATTTTGGACCAAGACAAGGCAGATTACTGTCGCGATTACTAACACACACTCATTTGCCTGGCTTATCGAGCCTTGATCAGATGCATTTGCTCGCTTTAGCCGATACCGTTTCAACTTGCAATGCAGATTTTGCAGAAAGATTTGCAATAGATGCCGCAAAGAATGCTATTGCGAAAGAAAATTTGACCGGTATCCCCGACGGAGAAACGGTTTCTACCGATTCGTTGGACGATTGTGGCCTCCGATTTTTATTGGCCATGAAGCATTACAATTACTTGATTCGTTGTCTTCCGTTGGCACAGAGAGCGCAGTTTCAAAAGCAAGGTATATCATCGAATAATCTTGTTTGGGCGTTTCATTCTGAATCCGAAGAAGAATTGCTAGGTTTGATACCTTCTTATGCGAAGGGACAGCCAAAATGGAGCATTTTAAAGGAACTGGGTATAGGTTGGTGGATTAGAAGCAACACTATATTGAAAAGGTGTATCGAGAAGATTGCGAAAGCAGCTTATCAACAGAAACAGGATCCTCTCGACGCTGCGCTTTATTATTTAGCTATGAAAAAGAAGAATCTCGTTTGGGGATTGTTTAGAAATAAGAGGGATGAAAGAATGACAACATTTTTCGCGAACAATTTTACGGAAGATCGTTGGAGAAAAGCTGCCTTGAAGAATGCGTTTGCTCTACTTGGTAAACAAAGATTCGAGCATGCTGCGGCCTTCTTCTTGTTAGCAAACTCTCTAAAAGATGCTATCGATGTATGTCTGAACAAATTGAACGATATACAGTTAGCGATGGTCATTGCCAGACTTTACGATGACGATACTACCTCCCCGAATTTGAGAAGATTGCTCTATGAAGAAATTTTAGGTTGTGATAAGGACGGGCAAAATCAAGACATGAACAAAGCTCATCCAGATCCATTCTTACGCAGTATGGCTCTTTGGATTCTAAAGGATTATGCAGGGTCGCTCAATACTTTACTGTTGACAAACGTTGGAACTTTGCACCCCCAATATAACGACGAATCTGATAAACCGGAAGGAACAACAG CAAATccaaatgtttttaatttttacgtTTATCTTCGAACGCACCCATTGCTGATCAGACAGTACATTGCATCTACCGCTCAGGATAAGAAAAAAGGTCATTCGGTAGTTATATCTGGCTTTAGTTACGGTATGGAAACAAAATCACAACCTGACAAACAGTTAACTTTGGAAGATAGCATTACACCTTTGGAGAGACAACTGTATTTCACAACAGCGCACGCACACTTTAAAGCTGGATGTCCTGCTCTCGCTCTCGAGGTTCTTTCTAAATTACCTAATAAAGTGATGGAGACAAATTGCGAAGACTCGCCCA GTCTCTTAAATAGTCCAAGCAAGTCAAGGACACAAGATCTTCAAATAGACACTGGGATTATTAGTTGGGATGACAATTTGAAGAAAACTGACAATATCGAAG GCATTGTAGACTGGTCTCGACCTGTGACGCATCAAACCGAGGAAGAATTAGTGTTAAACTgggatgacgatgacgatgttGCTGAACATGAGGACGCCGACAGCCCACCTTTAAGCATGAAGTTAGACAAAAAGGAGATCACCGATGGTTCGAAGGAAACAGAGAAAAGTG AGAAAATCACAAAACCATCAGGACAATTGGACATTATGGCGCAACAATTAAAATTTGTGGcatgtttaaaaattttaatggaAGAATTGTCAACATTGGCAACGGGTTTCGAGGTGGACGGAGGTCAACTTCGATACCAGCTATACGTATGGCTCGAGCGAGAGGTAGACGCCCTCAGGCAGCTTTGTAATTACAGCGTTAGTTCGGACGGAGATGCAAACAACGTATCGGAAT ACGAAGGTGGTATGGTAGATGACATGGTGCAACCATGTAAACCTGGTGAACAGCCAACGTTGCATGAAATATTGATGGCCGAAAAATTGGATTTCGAAGCCAAGGTACAACGAGCTGCTAGAAGAAAAAGGTGGCTAAAAG cGAACGAAACGTTATTACGAACATTATTATCCTACTGTTCTTTGCATGGAGCATCTGGTGGTGGTTTAGCATCTGTAAGAATGGAACTTGTCCTTTTATTACAAGAATTACAACAAGAAAAGACGCAACAACAGTTACTTAGTCCTCTTCCGTTTCCAACCACGCTTCCTCTTTTAAGCGCTAGCGTGGCATGCAACAAAACTGTCGTGGCAGATCCAGTCAGGCACTTGCAA TCCCTAGCTCACGATATGTTGCAGACGTTGGTGGAATTACGTAATCCACCAATGCCTACGAGAAACACGCATTATTGCGAGGTATTTATAATGAGGGATTTAGCGGTGGCGTTAAGTGCTTGTATTTATCAATCACTTTGCGATTCCGATACTTTTGTTACGAAACATCAACAACCGGACAG tTTTCCAGCATTTGCAGAGATAGAAACGTTCTCCGGCGGACACTTGGTAGCATCGAATCGCCATCATCGAAGGTATTCGACGGACGATGGTGTGTGCATTACTACTTCACCCTCTAAATGGCCAGGTGTGACTAACTTGCGTGCACTATTGGCCCGGGAGAAGGACGAAGATACACCAAAATTGAATATTCTCCTTTGCGAAGCATTTGTAGCAACTTACATGAGTTTGTTCGTTTATGCACTGTGGAGTTGCGACAGTCATATTCTTTATAGGCTCGTAGGTCAACACTTTGGTAACAACACCTGGTCCTGTTTGTTTGGAGGTGGAGTCAAGAAATTGCTACGTGTCGCAAGTACAAGCAGCCAG GCGAGTGGAGTAGGAAGAACGGTAGAAAGAGGTGATAGTGGTTCGAACGAAGCTCAAAGTACCGCAGGAACCGTATGGAATACCATGACCTCATTGACTAAACAACGTGTAAAATTGAACATGAAATTGTTGGGTCAATTTACAGGTCAACAACCAAATATGAAAGAAGACAAACCTACATATAGAGAGCAATTTGTTTCACCTCAAATGAGCATGATATCGTACTTTTTAATGAAG CCACAGATAGATAGCGAGTATGCGGATGAAATCGACTATGATTCATCCGATTCGGCAGTGTCGGATTTGAACTCGTCCGAGGACGAGGAAGATATATTCGATACCAATTCAAAACCAAAGAGCAAACCAAAGGACAATACGGAACATACGAATCCAAATTCGTACAGTTGGTGTGTTATGCGATTAGCCATAGTGAAGATATTACAACAGCAACTGCAGGAGTTCTTGAATGTTGCTGGCATAGAGATGCAAG aattACCTGTGAATAGTCCTCTGATTCATGGAACGTTAGCTGTTGTGGCACAATGGCAAGAAACATTGCGCGATGAATTAGACAATAGAGGACCACCACCGATTAATTACATTCCTGGTTGTGCACCAGATCCGGCACCTACACCGGGAAAGCCAGCGATTCATAAATATCGATCTTTACTTGAAAAAAGCAATACTCCTTTCAA tacGCGTTTGGCATCAGCGGCTCCCGCTAATCGATTGTGGTCCTATTTAGTTCGACAAGAGTTGGTACAAGACATATTTATCCGAGCCGTATTCGGCAAACGTAGATCTCTGTCGTCGATTTTGGAAAGCAATCAAACTGCGATGGATAATTTGAATCGTGGGTCAACCGCAGATGACAAAGGTAGCGATAGCGGTACTACGAGTTTGCCCGAACCAGTCCGAATTATTCACAAGGAACAGGATAGCATTAGTGCCTTTTGCCTCAATCAG GTGAATCCAGGTTTAATGGCCTTGGCAACTCCCCGAGAGGTACAAGAAATGAATATATCGCTATTGCTGGAACTCCCATCCTGGTTAGAAGACGAATGTGAATTTGACATCATAAATTTAAACAAACAGCCAGAACCGGAACCAGTGCAACCAACTAGTTTCTTAGTTATTCAA ACAGCAGCAGATAGACCGTTACTCGCTCAAAGTCCGCAGACAAATAATTCTCAACCTCAGTCGGGTATCGCGAGTCAAAGCGGAAGAGGAGCTAGCGTG ATGAAGGGGATGCCCGCTTTCCCTGGCTCCCACGACCTGCGTTTCTGTCAATTTGTTGCCGATAGGAGCAAACACTTGTTGCAACCG ATCCTGAAGCATAAAATCGATGGCATAAGAAGAATTTCCTCGCATCCGCTTTTACCAATAT ACTTGACTGGCTCTCAAGATGGTTCAGTATCCCTGTGGGAATGGGGGCATCAAACGGCTGTAGCGACTCCTCGACCACCGGGCACTTTTGCCAAAGTGACTCGTGTACGTTTCTCACAACACGGGAATAAGTTCGGCGTTGCGGATTCTGATGGACATCTAAGTTTGTTTCAAGTAGCCTGCAGAGAAGGAACTGCACGACCATTTTTT AATTATCAGTGCCATAGCAAGGTGACGGCCGATTTTGTCTTCCTTGGTGCGTGCAGCTTAATCGCAACTGCCGGTCATGGTTCTGAAGGACGTAATGTTGCGCTTTGGGATACTTTACTTCCACAGAATAAATCTCTGATTCAAG GTTTCACGTGTCACGAACAAGGAGCTAGCTCGTTGATACTTGCACCCCAACATCAGCTATTAATCAGCGGTGGGAAGAAAGGTGATATTAACATATTTGACGTTCGACAACGGCAACAACGACATCGCTTTCAGGCTCACGAGTCGGCTATAAAATGCTTAGCCCTTGATCCGCATGAAGAATTTTTCGTGAGTGGAGCAGGAGATGGTGATATTAAG ATATGGGGTTTAACCGTCCATTCTCTGCTTTACTCTTTTCCTGGAGAGCATCCGCGATCTAGTTTCTTTAAAAACATCGGACAA GGTGTAACACAATTGCACGTCGATTCTGCCGGCCGTTTATTTTCATGTGGCGCAGATGGATCTATGAAAGTTCGTCAGCTACCGGAACGCGATTGCGTCGTACATACTTTGTACTAA